The Panicum virgatum strain AP13 chromosome 5K, P.virgatum_v5, whole genome shotgun sequence genome has a window encoding:
- the LOC120706722 gene encoding RING-H2 finger protein ATL39-like produces MSGQSSSPYGETDTGADAAPASSSSSIRWAPHGRAMTACLVAVNVALVALVYLYFWRVFSRKRASSSSSGGGDEEDEEDRASSSASAPPSPGRAQDDEQRRRLDRLVASLPAFVARPGAGAGAGAGAECAVCLAELRDGDAARALPRCGHRFHAACVDAWLRRRHTTCPLCRASVVVAAGAAAEGSGPKGGGGGVTGTAAAAAVVDTDAPV; encoded by the coding sequence ATGTCAGGGCAGAGCTCGAGCCCCTATGGCGAGACGGACACTGGCGCGGACGCGGCGcccgccagcagcagcagcagcatccgtTGGGCGCCGCACGGGCGCGCCATGACGGCCTGCCTCGTCGCCGTCAACGTCGCGCTCGTCGCCCTCGTCTACCTCTACTTCTGGCGGGTGTTCTCCCGCAAGcgcgcctcgtcgtcgtcctccggcggcggcgacgaggaggacgaggaggaccgCGCGTCGTCctccgcctcggcgccgccctcgcccgGGAGGGCCCAGGACGacgagcagcggcgccggctcgACCGCCTCGTGGCGTCGCTGCCGGCGTTCGTCGcgcgccccggcgccggcgccggcgccggcgccggcgccgagtgCGCGGTGTGCCTCGCGGAGCtgcgcgacggcgacgcggcgcgcgcgctgCCGCGGTGCGGGCACCGGTTCCACGCGGCGTGCGTCGACGCCTGGCTGCGGCGCCGGCACACCACCTGCCCGCTCTGCCGGGCCAGCGTCgttgtcgccgccggcgccgccgcggaggggtCGGGGCCCaagggcggtggtggtggcgtgacgggcacggcggcggcggcggctgtggtggATACGGACGCGCCGGTCTAG
- the LOC120706723 gene encoding dual specificity protein phosphatase PHS1-like isoform X1, whose translation MEDREATQPEEAAAEALGQEQPSSIPPKGNEDRDLKLSSRVVSLLFGGDISTPAQTFEKWLSLVRKRSGAFRPSGFPHRGSRIEVMPSGSFSLFGSGDLSEHLVREEPVGKDPSTCDQPSEISLWERLGNASTLDIESSEFSWDVLSSLHHTEHSSGSELSEDEMNKALEVTVNSGGVVFFALFGSSGNCEITEEAAAVIKFSSSKMATQAERLGYEFARLLGVQTPQARVVYNSSPEWQGIKHAAENARAVAVSNNDEVGEMTCSELLEALELSRCLLLMSYIHGSPLLESSKAFTSREAACVTASSLGRVLMLDLILRNEDRLPCRQLGWRGNPANLMVSDRSSSPNVDRLQDCKSTTQSSNQLLTKVLLREKRSHSVNGRFDSMELDPMSQKVEAFKSERENTESTNDTFHIVAIDTGVPRRPPAGRRIKDHERYPKVVELILNSSDYSASILYEISGGKLGHPGPDEVTSTDSCLSLSDEDNAVAIHEFRGSFRAALRDLEGFHLFLLQLYQKLDGLLRLFLSIITKSSEESDNNDSVLLDFPSPGASYSTPSKQVNNEPPSDSEMLKSTTKSSSAGSRGSTDSASPLSRDSWSNKYFKGSAEAPRNLRMTMKLRDFYKNPKVDPELLKEIEQWNEALKTDVIKFCQENNFHSGFFDGTENNMVADAYELKVRLEHIIERIALISDAANTERPSLVVNNLFIGGALAARSKYTLQHLGITHVLCLCSNEIGQSDSQFPDLFEYKNFSISDDDDANISDLFEEASDFIDHVNHVGGKVLVHCFEGKSRSATVVLAFLMLRMGFTLAKAWNLLKKVHRRAQPNDGFAKALLALDKKLHGKVSMDWQHKRPEMKVCPICSKNVGLSTSSLKLHLQKAHKRLSAGSVDSAMTMEIQKSIESLRISRGGSLSPSQKLTKAFADELSF comes from the exons ATGGAAGATCGGGAGGCGACGCagccagaggaggcggcggcggaggcgctcggCCAAGAGCAGCCCTCCTCCATTCCTCCCAAG GGAAACGAGGATAGAGATCTGAAGCTATCCTCTCGA GTGGTTTCTTTATTATTTGGTGGTGATATATCCACACCAGCACAAACATTTGAGAAATGGCTGTCATTAGTACGTAAGAGGAGTGGGGCATTCCGGCCATCCGGGTTCCCGCATCGGGGTTCAAGGATTGAAGTCATGCCAAGTGGAAGCTTCTCACTATTTGGTAGTGGGGACttaag TGAGCATTTGGTTAGAGAAGAACCAGTAGGGAAAGATCCATCGACTTGCGACCAACCTTCTGAAATAAGCTTGTGGGAGAGACTTGGGAATGCTTCAACACTAGACATTGAGTCATCTGAGTTTTCATGGGACGTCTTGTCGTCTCTGCATCATACAGAACATAGTAGTGGTTCGGAACTATCTGAAGATGAAATGAACAAAGCTCTCGAG GTGACTGTAAACTCTGGTGGTGTAGTGTTCTTTGCACTATTTGGTTCTTCGGGTAACTGTGAAATAACTGAAGAGGCAGCAGCTGTTATAAAGTTCTCGTCATCAAAGATGGCAACACAGGCAGAACGTTTGGGTTATGAATTTGCAAGATTACTTGGAGTCCAGACACCACAA GCTAGAGTAGTATACAATTCTAGCCCAGAGTGGCAGGGGATCAAGCATGCTGCAGAAAATGCACGGGCAGTAGCCGTTTCAAATAATGATGAGGTGGGTGAGATGACTTGCTCAGAGTTGCTGGAAGCTCTTGAGCTAAGCCGCTGCCTTCTTCTAATGAG TTATATTCATGGCTCCCCACTACTTGAGAGTTCAAAGGCATTCACTTCGCGAGAAGCTGCTTGTGTTACTGCTTCATCCCTGGGAAGGGTTTTAATGCTTGATCTGATACTCCGGAACGAGGACAGACTCCCATGCCGTCAGCTTGGTTGGCGTGGTAATCCTGCAAATCTGATGGTTTCGGATAGATCATCGTCACCCAATGTGGATAGATTGCAAGATTGCAAGAGCACCACACAAAGCTCCAATCAACTGCTTACAAAAGTTTTGCTTAGAGAGAAGCGATCTCACTCTGTGAATGGAAGGTTCGATTCTATGGAATTGGATCCCATGTCACAAAAAGTAGAAGCATTCAAGAGTGAACGAGAAAATACTGAAAGTACAAATGACACTTTTCACATTGTAGCAATTGACACTGGTGTTCCCCGTCGCCCCCCTGCAGGGCGACGTATCAAAGATCATGAGAGGTATCCCAAAGTTGTGGAGCTCATTTTGAATAGCTCAGACTATTCCGCAAGTATCCTGTATGAAATTTCAGGTGGTAAGCTTGGGCATCCAGGACCTGATGAGGTTACTTCCACTGATTCATGTTTATCCCTTTCCGATGAAGACAATGCTGTAGCGATTCATGAATTCCGAGGATCATTTCGTGCAGCTCTAAGGGATCTGGAGGGGTTCCATCTATTTCTTCTCCAGCTTTACCAAAAACTGGATGGCCTGTTGCGACTTTTTTTGTCCATAATTACTAAGAGCTCTGAAGAATCTGACAATAATGATTCGGTACTATTGGATTTTCCTTCGCCTGGAGCCAGCTATAGTACTCCTAGTAAGCAAGTGAACAATGAACCGCCAAGTGATTCCGAAATGCTGAAATCCACAACAAAGTCCTCTTCTGCGGGATCCCGCGGAAGCACAGATTCAGCTTCTCCTCTATCCAGGGACAGTTGGAGCAACAAATACTTCAAGGGAAGTGCCGAGGCTCCTCGAAATTTAAGGATGACAATGAAACTTCGTGATTTTTACAAGAACCCAAAG GTTGATCCTGAATTGCTCAAAGAGATTGAGCAGTGGAATGAAGCACTGAAGACCGATGTGATCAAATTTTGTCAGGAGAACAATTTTCATTCTGGCTTCTTTGATGGAACTGAAAACAACATGGTAGCTGATGCCTATGAATTGAAG GTGCGTCTTGAACACATCATAGAAAGGATAGCCTTGATCTCCGATGCTGCCAATACAGAGCGACCTTCTCTTGTTGTCAACAACCTTTTCATAGGTGGGGCTTTGGCAGCAAGGTCTAAGTATACTCTTCAGCATTTGGGCATTACCCATGTACTATGTTTGTGTTCGAATGAGATTGGTCAATCTGATTCCCAATTTCCTGATCTTTTTGAATACAAGAACTTTTCA ATAAGTGACGATGATGATGCAAACATCAGTGATCTTTTTGAGGAAGCATCAGATTTTATTGATCATGTAAATCATGTCGGAGGTAAGGTTCTGGTTCATTGCTTTGAGGGAAAAAGTAGGAGCGCAACAGTTGTCCTTGCCTTCCTGATGCTTAGAAT GGGCTTCACTCTTGCAAAAGCCTGGAATTTACTGAAGAAGGTGCATCGTCGAGCACAGCCGAACGACGGTTTCGCCAAGGCTCTGCTGGCCCTAGACAAGAAGCTTCACGGCAAGGTGTCCATGGACTGGCAGCACAAGCGGCCTGAAATGAAGGTGTGCCCTATCTGCAGCAAGAATGTTGGGCTAAGCACGAGCTCGCTAAAGCTGCACCTGCAGAAGGCGCACAAGCGGCTTTCCGCAGGCAGTGTCGACAGCGCCATGACCATGGAGATCCAGAAGTCGATCGAGTCGCTCCGGATCAGCCGCGGAGGGAGCCTGAGCCCGTCTCAGAAGCTGACCAAGGCTTTCGCCGATGAGCTGAGCTTCTGA
- the LOC120706723 gene encoding dual specificity protein phosphatase PHS1-like isoform X2 — MEDREATQPEEAAAEALGQEQPSSIPPKGNEDRDLKLSSRVVSLLFGGDISTPAQTFEKWLSLVRKRSGAFRPSGFPHRGSRIEVMPSGSFSLFGSGDLSEHLVREEPVGKDPSTCDQPSEISLWERLGNASTLDIESSEFSWDVLSSLHHTEHSSGSELSEDEMNKALEVTVNSGGVVFFALFGSSGNCEITEEAAAVIKFSSSKMATQAERLGYEFARLLGVQTPQARVVYNSSPEWQGIKHAAENARAVAVSNNDEVGEMTCSELLEALELSRCLLLMSYIHGSPLLESSKAFTSREAACVTASSLGRVLMLDLILRNEDRLPCRQLGWRGNPANLMVSDRSSSPNVDRLQDCKSTTQSSNQLLTKVLLREKQAFKSERENTESTNDTFHIVAIDTGVPRRPPAGRRIKDHERYPKVVELILNSSDYSASILYEISGGKLGHPGPDEVTSTDSCLSLSDEDNAVAIHEFRGSFRAALRDLEGFHLFLLQLYQKLDGLLRLFLSIITKSSEESDNNDSVLLDFPSPGASYSTPSKQVNNEPPSDSEMLKSTTKSSSAGSRGSTDSASPLSRDSWSNKYFKGSAEAPRNLRMTMKLRDFYKNPKVDPELLKEIEQWNEALKTDVIKFCQENNFHSGFFDGTENNMVADAYELKVRLEHIIERIALISDAANTERPSLVVNNLFIGGALAARSKYTLQHLGITHVLCLCSNEIGQSDSQFPDLFEYKNFSISDDDDANISDLFEEASDFIDHVNHVGGKVLVHCFEGKSRSATVVLAFLMLRMGFTLAKAWNLLKKVHRRAQPNDGFAKALLALDKKLHGKVSMDWQHKRPEMKVCPICSKNVGLSTSSLKLHLQKAHKRLSAGSVDSAMTMEIQKSIESLRISRGGSLSPSQKLTKAFADELSF, encoded by the exons ATGGAAGATCGGGAGGCGACGCagccagaggaggcggcggcggaggcgctcggCCAAGAGCAGCCCTCCTCCATTCCTCCCAAG GGAAACGAGGATAGAGATCTGAAGCTATCCTCTCGA GTGGTTTCTTTATTATTTGGTGGTGATATATCCACACCAGCACAAACATTTGAGAAATGGCTGTCATTAGTACGTAAGAGGAGTGGGGCATTCCGGCCATCCGGGTTCCCGCATCGGGGTTCAAGGATTGAAGTCATGCCAAGTGGAAGCTTCTCACTATTTGGTAGTGGGGACttaag TGAGCATTTGGTTAGAGAAGAACCAGTAGGGAAAGATCCATCGACTTGCGACCAACCTTCTGAAATAAGCTTGTGGGAGAGACTTGGGAATGCTTCAACACTAGACATTGAGTCATCTGAGTTTTCATGGGACGTCTTGTCGTCTCTGCATCATACAGAACATAGTAGTGGTTCGGAACTATCTGAAGATGAAATGAACAAAGCTCTCGAG GTGACTGTAAACTCTGGTGGTGTAGTGTTCTTTGCACTATTTGGTTCTTCGGGTAACTGTGAAATAACTGAAGAGGCAGCAGCTGTTATAAAGTTCTCGTCATCAAAGATGGCAACACAGGCAGAACGTTTGGGTTATGAATTTGCAAGATTACTTGGAGTCCAGACACCACAA GCTAGAGTAGTATACAATTCTAGCCCAGAGTGGCAGGGGATCAAGCATGCTGCAGAAAATGCACGGGCAGTAGCCGTTTCAAATAATGATGAGGTGGGTGAGATGACTTGCTCAGAGTTGCTGGAAGCTCTTGAGCTAAGCCGCTGCCTTCTTCTAATGAG TTATATTCATGGCTCCCCACTACTTGAGAGTTCAAAGGCATTCACTTCGCGAGAAGCTGCTTGTGTTACTGCTTCATCCCTGGGAAGGGTTTTAATGCTTGATCTGATACTCCGGAACGAGGACAGACTCCCATGCCGTCAGCTTGGTTGGCGTGGTAATCCTGCAAATCTGATGGTTTCGGATAGATCATCGTCACCCAATGTGGATAGATTGCAAGATTGCAAGAGCACCACACAAAGCTCCAATCAACTGCTTACAAAAGTTTTGCTTAGAGAGAAGC AAGCATTCAAGAGTGAACGAGAAAATACTGAAAGTACAAATGACACTTTTCACATTGTAGCAATTGACACTGGTGTTCCCCGTCGCCCCCCTGCAGGGCGACGTATCAAAGATCATGAGAGGTATCCCAAAGTTGTGGAGCTCATTTTGAATAGCTCAGACTATTCCGCAAGTATCCTGTATGAAATTTCAGGTGGTAAGCTTGGGCATCCAGGACCTGATGAGGTTACTTCCACTGATTCATGTTTATCCCTTTCCGATGAAGACAATGCTGTAGCGATTCATGAATTCCGAGGATCATTTCGTGCAGCTCTAAGGGATCTGGAGGGGTTCCATCTATTTCTTCTCCAGCTTTACCAAAAACTGGATGGCCTGTTGCGACTTTTTTTGTCCATAATTACTAAGAGCTCTGAAGAATCTGACAATAATGATTCGGTACTATTGGATTTTCCTTCGCCTGGAGCCAGCTATAGTACTCCTAGTAAGCAAGTGAACAATGAACCGCCAAGTGATTCCGAAATGCTGAAATCCACAACAAAGTCCTCTTCTGCGGGATCCCGCGGAAGCACAGATTCAGCTTCTCCTCTATCCAGGGACAGTTGGAGCAACAAATACTTCAAGGGAAGTGCCGAGGCTCCTCGAAATTTAAGGATGACAATGAAACTTCGTGATTTTTACAAGAACCCAAAG GTTGATCCTGAATTGCTCAAAGAGATTGAGCAGTGGAATGAAGCACTGAAGACCGATGTGATCAAATTTTGTCAGGAGAACAATTTTCATTCTGGCTTCTTTGATGGAACTGAAAACAACATGGTAGCTGATGCCTATGAATTGAAG GTGCGTCTTGAACACATCATAGAAAGGATAGCCTTGATCTCCGATGCTGCCAATACAGAGCGACCTTCTCTTGTTGTCAACAACCTTTTCATAGGTGGGGCTTTGGCAGCAAGGTCTAAGTATACTCTTCAGCATTTGGGCATTACCCATGTACTATGTTTGTGTTCGAATGAGATTGGTCAATCTGATTCCCAATTTCCTGATCTTTTTGAATACAAGAACTTTTCA ATAAGTGACGATGATGATGCAAACATCAGTGATCTTTTTGAGGAAGCATCAGATTTTATTGATCATGTAAATCATGTCGGAGGTAAGGTTCTGGTTCATTGCTTTGAGGGAAAAAGTAGGAGCGCAACAGTTGTCCTTGCCTTCCTGATGCTTAGAAT GGGCTTCACTCTTGCAAAAGCCTGGAATTTACTGAAGAAGGTGCATCGTCGAGCACAGCCGAACGACGGTTTCGCCAAGGCTCTGCTGGCCCTAGACAAGAAGCTTCACGGCAAGGTGTCCATGGACTGGCAGCACAAGCGGCCTGAAATGAAGGTGTGCCCTATCTGCAGCAAGAATGTTGGGCTAAGCACGAGCTCGCTAAAGCTGCACCTGCAGAAGGCGCACAAGCGGCTTTCCGCAGGCAGTGTCGACAGCGCCATGACCATGGAGATCCAGAAGTCGATCGAGTCGCTCCGGATCAGCCGCGGAGGGAGCCTGAGCCCGTCTCAGAAGCTGACCAAGGCTTTCGCCGATGAGCTGAGCTTCTGA
- the LOC120706724 gene encoding putative invertase inhibitor — protein sequence MASGASFAGVRAVLSVFLVAAASAGPAPAPAAAPSSKYSVEEACGQAAAGHRDLCVATLSADPASKTASTAGLARAAIQAAQRNASETATYLSSIYDDDSLENKTARLQQCLEDCGERYESAVEQLSDATSAVESGAFSESEALVAASQAEVKLCQRGCQAVPDHRNILTARNREVDQLCSIALAITKLIRGPPS from the exons ATGGCTTCCGGAGCGTCCTTCGCCGGCGTCCGCGCCGTGCTCTCCGTCTTCCTCGTCGCGGCGGCGTCCGCAGGCCCCGctccggcgcccgcggccgcgccgtcgAGCAAGTACTCCGTCGAGGAGGCGTGCGGGCAGGCCGCCGCGGGGCACCGCGACCTGTGCGTGGCGACGCTGTCCGCGGACCCGGCGTCCAAGACGGCCAGCACGGCGGGGCTGGCCCGGGCGGCCATCCAGGCGGCGCAGCGGAACGCGTCGGAGACGGCCACCTACCTCTCCAGCATCTACGACGACGACAGCCTCGAGAACAAGACGGCGCGGCTGCAGCAGTGCCTCGAGGACTGCGGCGAGAG GTACGAGTCGGCGGTGGAGCAGCTGTCGGACGCGACGTCGGCGGTGGAGTCCGGGGCGTTCAGCGAGTCGGAGGCGCTGGTGGCGGCGAGCCAGGCGGAGGTGAAGCTGTGCCAGAGGGGGTGCCAGGCCGTGCCGGACCACCGCAACATCCTCACGGCGCGCAACCGGGAGGTCGACCAGCTCTGCAGCATCGCGCTCGCCATCACCAAGCTCATCCGCGGGCCACCATCGTGA
- the LOC120706726 gene encoding endoglucanase 3-like has product MARLRCLFVLALLLAHLPGDAVAGRGHHGPAAHDYRDALAKSILFFEGQRSGRLPPSQRMSWRRDSGLSDGAAAKVDLVGGYHDAGDNVKFGFPMAFSMTMLAWSVVEFGGLMKAELQHAREAVRWGADYLLKATAHPDTIYVQVGDATKDHACWERPEDMDTPRTVYKVDAGTPGSDVAAETAAALAAASLVFRKADPAYAGRLLARAKRVFAFADRHRGSYSTGLAADVCPYYCSYSGYQDELLWGAAWLHRATRSPAYLGYIQANGQVLGAGEGDNTFGWDNKHAGARVLIARSLLVQRQGALREYRAHADAFICSMVPGTPADQTQYTRGGLLFKLSDSNMQYVTSSAFLLLTYAKYLAFARQTVSCGGGGGGAVVTPQRLRAIARRQVDYLLGSNPAGMSYMVGYGARYPRRVHHRASSLPSVAAHPRRIGCSQGFAALYAGGANPNVLVGAVVGGPDLQDRFPDQRSDHEHSEPATYINAPLVGALAYLAHSYGQL; this is encoded by the exons atggcTCGCCTCCGCTGCCTGTTCGTgctcgcgctcctcctcgcgcaTCTGCCCGGCGACGCCGTCGCCGGGCGCGGGCACCACGGCCCCGCCGCGCACGACTACCGGGACGCGCTGGCCAAGTCCATCCTCTTCTTCGAGGGCCAGCGATCGGGCCGGCTGCCGCCGTCGCAGCGCATGTCCTGGCGCCGGGACTCCGGGCTGAGCGACGGCGCCGCGGCCAAGGTGGACCTCGTCGGCGGGTACCACGACGCCGGCGACAACGTCAAGTTCGGGTTCCCGATGGCGTTCAGCATGACGATGCTGGCGTGGAGCGTGGTGGAGTTCGGCGGCCTCATGAAGGCCGAGCTGCAGCACGCCAGGGAGGCCGTCCGCTGGGGCGCCGACTACCTGCTCAAGGCCACGGCGCACCCGGACACCATCTACGTCCAG GTTGGCGACGCCACCAAGGACCACGCGTGCTGGGAGCGGCCGGAGGACATGGACACCCCCCGCACCGTGTACAAGGTGGACGCCGGCACCCCCGGCTCCGACGTGGCCGCCGAgacggccgccgcgctcgccgccgcctccctcgtctTCCGCAAGGCCGACCCGGCCTacgccggccgcctcctcgcccgcgCCAAGCGGGTGTTCGCGTTCGCCGACAGGCACCGGGGCTCCTACAGCACGGGCCTGGCGGCGGACGTGTGCCCCTACTACTGCTCCTACTCCGGGTACCAGGACGAGCTCCTGTGGGGCGCGGCGTGGCTGCACCGCGCCACCCGGAGCCCCGCGTACCTGGGCTACATCCAGGCCAACGGCCAGGtgctcggcgccggcgagggggacAACACCTTCGGGTGGGACAACAAGCACGCCGGCGCCCGGGTCCTGATCGCCAGGTCGCTCCTGGTGCAGCGCCAGGGCGCCCTACGCGAGTACAGGGCCCACGCCGACGCCTTCATCTGCTCCATGGTGCCCGGCACGCCGGCGGACCAGACGCAGTACACCCGCGGCGGCCTGCTGTTCAAGCTCAGCGACAGCAACATGCAGTACGTGACCTCCAGCGCCTTCCTCCTGCTCACCTACGCCAAGTACCTGGCCTTCGCGAGGCAGACggtgagctgcggcggcggcggcggcggcgcggtggtgaCGCCGCAGCGGCTGCGCGCCATCGCGCGGCGGCAGGTGGACTACCTGCTGGGGAGCAACCCGGCGGGGATGTCGTACATGGTCGGGTACGGGGCGCGGTACCCGCGGCGCGTGCACCACCGCgcgtcgtcgctgccgtcggTGGCGGCGCACCCGAGGCGGATCGGGTGCTCGCAGGGGTTCGCCGCGCTCTACGCCGGCGGGGCCAACCCGAACGtgctcgtcggcgccgtcgTGGGGGGCCCCGACCTGCAGGATAGGTTCCCCGACCAGCGCAGCGACCACGAGCACTCGGAGCCGGCCACCTACATCAACGCGCCGCTCGTCGGCGCCCTCGCCTACCTCGCGCACTCCTACGGCCAGCTCTAG